In Aristaeella hokkaidonensis, the following are encoded in one genomic region:
- a CDS encoding DNA topoisomerase III, with amino-acid sequence MGKIVVVAEKPSVGRDIARVLGCRTGGDGCLIGDRYIVTWAVGHLVTLVEPNELDPKYEKWSFATLPILPETIPLKVISTTRDQFSRVKKLINDKETDSLICATDAGREGELIFRYIYEKAGCTKPFQRLWISSMTDEAITEGFRDIRPGADYDGLYESARCRSKADWLVGMNASRAFTLKYNTLLSIGRVQTPTLAILVKRRKEIENFKPEGFCTLTADFGDYSGVYFSDKLDPDTHLKEKEDAEKIAAEVKDKTGTVIQAETTRKKELPPQLYDLTSLQRDANRMLGFTADKTLKTAQSLYEKHKALTYPRTDSRFLPPDMIPRVVQTMKLLPETYQKFVPGALPGGKLPVSKRTIDQTKVTDHHAIIPTAKRADPSKFTEDERKLYDMVARRLLAAFYPACDYDATKIVTKVEEHLFRTTGKVIVNNGWHDVPPLENPPKAKKKTAEEGESENPLPPLQEGDTRPVRGTKIKEDKTKPPAPHTDASLLAAMETAGKELDDEELVRQMKGSGIGTPATRAAIIERLLKVGYAQRKGKTLQATDKGVMLIDVVPGELSSPELTGRWELALHDITDGAQDPQRFMDGIARMSSFLVDYARNTAAAVSFPAEERKYGKGGAKKKITSAPLPGTVCPVCGKGGVRENGRAFGCTEKGCNFTLWKDCLEKGGGPALTGKLVQLLLEKKQLQGSTGILMIKEGHLLFYPNGSERPSVDRPMVYIKQR; translated from the coding sequence ATGGGAAAGATTGTGGTGGTTGCCGAGAAGCCCAGTGTGGGAAGAGATATTGCACGGGTGCTCGGCTGCCGGACAGGCGGCGACGGATGCCTGATCGGGGACCGGTACATCGTTACCTGGGCCGTGGGGCACCTGGTGACGCTGGTTGAGCCGAACGAACTGGATCCGAAGTATGAAAAGTGGTCCTTCGCGACGCTGCCCATCCTGCCGGAAACCATTCCCCTGAAAGTGATCTCCACTACCAGGGATCAATTCAGCAGGGTCAAAAAGCTGATTAATGATAAAGAGACAGATTCGCTGATTTGCGCGACAGATGCCGGGCGGGAAGGCGAACTGATTTTCCGGTATATCTATGAAAAAGCCGGCTGTACAAAGCCTTTCCAGCGCCTGTGGATCTCATCGATGACAGATGAGGCCATTACGGAAGGCTTCCGGGATATCCGGCCGGGAGCGGACTATGACGGGCTGTATGAAAGTGCCCGGTGCCGGAGCAAGGCAGACTGGCTGGTAGGGATGAATGCCAGCAGGGCATTTACACTGAAATACAATACGCTCCTTTCCATCGGCCGTGTACAGACGCCGACGCTGGCGATCCTGGTGAAACGCCGGAAGGAAATTGAAAACTTCAAGCCGGAAGGGTTCTGCACACTAACCGCCGATTTCGGTGATTACAGCGGCGTATACTTTTCCGATAAACTGGATCCGGATACCCACCTGAAAGAAAAAGAAGACGCGGAAAAGATTGCCGCGGAAGTGAAGGATAAGACAGGTACCGTAATCCAGGCTGAAACCACCCGGAAGAAGGAGCTTCCGCCGCAGCTGTATGACCTGACCAGCCTGCAGCGGGACGCAAACCGCATGCTGGGCTTTACCGCGGATAAAACGCTGAAAACGGCCCAGAGCCTGTACGAAAAACACAAGGCGCTGACTTATCCCCGTACAGACAGCCGGTTTCTTCCGCCGGATATGATACCGCGGGTAGTACAGACCATGAAGCTGCTGCCGGAAACCTACCAGAAGTTTGTTCCGGGTGCGCTGCCCGGCGGAAAACTGCCGGTGAGCAAACGAACCATCGATCAGACAAAGGTCACGGATCACCACGCGATCATTCCCACAGCCAAACGGGCGGATCCTTCCAAGTTCACTGAAGACGAGCGGAAGCTCTATGACATGGTGGCCAGGAGGCTGCTTGCAGCCTTTTATCCGGCCTGTGACTATGACGCGACGAAGATTGTCACGAAGGTGGAGGAACATCTGTTCCGCACTACCGGCAAAGTGATTGTGAACAACGGATGGCATGACGTGCCGCCGCTGGAGAACCCGCCGAAGGCCAAGAAGAAGACGGCTGAGGAAGGGGAAAGCGAAAATCCGCTGCCGCCCCTGCAGGAAGGGGATACACGGCCGGTCCGCGGTACGAAGATCAAAGAAGACAAGACCAAACCGCCGGCACCCCATACGGACGCCAGCCTGCTGGCAGCCATGGAAACCGCAGGCAAGGAACTGGATGATGAAGAGCTGGTCCGGCAGATGAAGGGAAGTGGCATTGGTACGCCGGCCACCCGGGCGGCTATCATTGAGCGGCTGCTGAAAGTCGGGTACGCGCAGCGGAAGGGTAAAACCCTGCAGGCTACAGACAAGGGCGTTATGCTGATCGACGTGGTCCCGGGTGAGCTTTCTAGTCCAGAACTGACAGGACGCTGGGAACTGGCTCTGCATGATATCACGGACGGAGCGCAGGATCCGCAGCGTTTTATGGACGGAATTGCCCGGATGAGCAGCTTTCTGGTAGACTATGCACGAAATACCGCTGCAGCTGTAAGTTTCCCCGCAGAAGAACGCAAATACGGCAAAGGCGGCGCAAAGAAGAAAATCACGTCGGCTCCGCTGCCCGGTACGGTCTGTCCCGTGTGCGGCAAAGGCGGAGTCCGGGAAAACGGCAGGGCCTTTGGCTGCACCGAGAAGGGCTGCAACTTCACCCTTTGGAAAGACTGCCTGGAAAAGGGCGGCGGGCCTGCATTGACCGGGAAACTGGTGCAGCTGCTGCTGGAGAAAAAACAACTGCAGGGTTCCACGGGAATCCTGATGATCAAGGAGGGCCATCTGCTGTTCTATCCGAACGGCAGCGAACGGCCTTCCGTGGACCGGCCCATGGTTTATATCAAACAGCGCTGA
- a CDS encoding TatD family hydrolase — translation MMEWFDSHCHVDEEVFDEDREEALARMAEHGITRYAVIGSDMETSRRAIRFAREHAGAIAVGGIHPHEAKGFREEDLAEMADWYRKGKIKAIGEIGLDFYYDHSPREIQREVCIRQMELAWELKAPVAYHIRDAHAEMLEIMKGMKAKLTGGIIHCFSGSAEIAKEYLKLGYYISFAGPLTFKKAPKLQEACRIVPKNRLLIETDSPYMAPEPVRGRRNEPANVRYVGMKLAEIRGETPEEVAEYTTENAKKVYGLE, via the coding sequence ATGATGGAATGGTTTGACAGCCACTGCCATGTGGATGAAGAAGTCTTTGATGAAGACCGGGAAGAAGCGCTTGCCCGCATGGCGGAGCACGGCATTACCCGGTACGCGGTGATTGGCTCCGATATGGAAACCTCCCGGCGGGCCATCAGGTTTGCCCGGGAACACGCGGGAGCCATCGCGGTCGGCGGTATCCACCCCCATGAAGCCAAGGGCTTCCGGGAGGAAGATCTCGCGGAGATGGCGGACTGGTACCGGAAGGGAAAGATCAAAGCCATCGGCGAGATTGGACTGGACTTCTACTACGACCACAGCCCCAGGGAAATCCAACGGGAAGTCTGCATCCGTCAGATGGAACTGGCCTGGGAACTGAAAGCTCCCGTGGCCTATCATATCCGGGACGCACATGCTGAAATGCTGGAAATCATGAAAGGCATGAAGGCGAAGCTGACCGGCGGGATCATCCACTGCTTCTCCGGAAGCGCGGAAATCGCGAAGGAGTACCTGAAGCTTGGATACTACATCTCCTTTGCAGGCCCGCTGACCTTCAAAAAGGCCCCCAAACTGCAGGAAGCCTGCCGGATCGTTCCAAAGAACCGGCTGCTGATTGAAACTGACAGTCCCTACATGGCGCCTGAACCGGTCAGGGGACGGCGGAACGAACCGGCAAACGTCCGGTACGTGGGAATGAAGCTGGCGGAAATACGGGGAGAAACACCCGAAGAAGTGGCAGAATATACGACAGAGAATGCGAAAAAAGTATACGGGCTTGAGTAA
- the metG gene encoding methionine--tRNA ligase — protein MSETKKTFYITTPIYYPSGNMTIGHTYTTVAADTMTRFKKMQGYDAYFLTGTDEHGQKIEKKAAEAGVTPIQYVDKIVAETQDLWKLMDIQYDDFIRTTEERHIKVVQKIFRQFYEQGDIYKAEYEGMYCTPCESFWTPTQLVEKDGVKVCPDCGRPCQPMKEESYFFKMSKYQDWLIDYIETHPDFIQPAKRANEMLTNFLRPGLQDLCVSRTSVKWGVPVDFDEKHTVYVWIDALSNYITALGYGTDHDELFKKYWPADIHLVGKEIVRFHTIYWPIMLHALGLPLPKQVFGHGWLLFGADRMSKSKGNVVYPGPIVARYGVDPLRYYLMREMPFGADGNYTNESFLTRMNADLANDLGNLVSRTVAMIEKYFDGVLPAWTDAVDPELDTPLQEHCAALPKLVDEQMDKLQFSQALAEIWKVIGECNKYIDLTQPWVLGKDPEKKDRLANVMLTLAECVRFAAVLIGPFMPSTPARIFAQLGVTDESLKTWDSLKTFGLLPAGTKVQKGEALFPRIDVNKELEALAGGKEEKKAAKAEEKQQKKEQKAEKKHEEPEYPAEIDINDFFKCKIQVARVLACEKVEKSTKLLKFRLGLGKDGERIVVSGIQKWYEPETLVGTQVAVITNLKPAKLAGIESQGMILSALDDNGNLRLVSVGEGVEDGALIG, from the coding sequence ATGAGTGAGACCAAAAAGACGTTCTACATCACCACGCCGATCTATTATCCGTCCGGAAACATGACTATCGGCCACACCTATACCACTGTCGCTGCCGATACCATGACCCGGTTCAAGAAGATGCAGGGCTATGACGCCTATTTCCTGACCGGTACGGACGAGCATGGCCAGAAGATCGAGAAGAAGGCGGCGGAAGCCGGTGTTACCCCGATCCAGTACGTGGACAAGATCGTCGCGGAGACGCAGGATCTCTGGAAGCTCATGGACATTCAGTATGATGATTTTATCCGCACTACCGAGGAACGGCATATCAAGGTTGTGCAGAAAATCTTCCGCCAGTTCTATGAACAGGGAGACATCTACAAGGCTGAGTATGAGGGGATGTACTGCACTCCCTGCGAAAGCTTCTGGACACCTACCCAGTTGGTGGAAAAAGACGGCGTGAAGGTCTGCCCTGACTGCGGACGTCCCTGCCAGCCCATGAAGGAAGAAAGCTATTTCTTCAAGATGAGCAAATACCAGGACTGGCTCATTGACTATATCGAAACCCATCCGGACTTCATCCAGCCGGCAAAGCGGGCCAACGAAATGCTGACCAATTTCCTGCGCCCAGGCCTTCAGGACCTGTGCGTGAGCCGTACCAGCGTCAAGTGGGGCGTTCCGGTGGATTTCGATGAGAAGCACACTGTGTACGTCTGGATCGACGCGCTGAGCAACTACATCACCGCGCTGGGATACGGCACGGATCATGATGAACTGTTCAAAAAGTACTGGCCGGCGGATATTCACCTGGTAGGTAAGGAAATCGTTCGTTTCCACACGATTTACTGGCCGATCATGCTGCATGCGCTGGGCCTGCCGCTGCCCAAGCAGGTATTCGGTCACGGCTGGCTGCTCTTCGGCGCGGACCGGATGAGCAAGTCCAAGGGCAATGTTGTTTATCCCGGCCCCATTGTGGCCCGCTACGGCGTGGATCCGCTCCGTTATTACCTGATGAGGGAAATGCCTTTCGGCGCGGATGGCAACTACACCAATGAATCTTTCCTGACCCGCATGAACGCGGACCTGGCGAACGACCTGGGCAACCTGGTAAGCCGGACCGTGGCGATGATCGAGAAGTATTTTGACGGTGTCCTGCCCGCCTGGACAGACGCGGTTGATCCGGAACTGGATACCCCCCTGCAGGAGCACTGTGCCGCCCTGCCGAAACTGGTGGACGAACAGATGGATAAGCTGCAGTTCTCCCAGGCCCTGGCCGAGATCTGGAAGGTGATCGGTGAGTGCAACAAGTATATTGACCTGACCCAGCCCTGGGTTCTGGGCAAGGATCCGGAGAAGAAGGACCGGCTGGCGAACGTGATGCTGACCCTGGCGGAATGCGTACGGTTTGCTGCTGTGCTGATCGGACCCTTCATGCCCTCTACGCCCGCCCGCATCTTCGCCCAGCTGGGTGTTACGGATGAAAGCCTGAAGACCTGGGACAGCCTGAAGACCTTCGGCCTGCTGCCTGCCGGCACCAAGGTGCAGAAGGGCGAGGCCCTGTTCCCGCGGATTGACGTGAACAAGGAGCTGGAAGCCCTGGCCGGCGGCAAGGAAGAAAAGAAGGCTGCCAAAGCTGAGGAAAAGCAGCAGAAGAAGGAACAGAAGGCTGAAAAGAAGCACGAAGAACCGGAATATCCTGCTGAGATCGATATCAATGATTTCTTCAAGTGCAAGATCCAGGTGGCCCGCGTGCTGGCCTGTGAAAAGGTGGAGAAGAGCACCAAGCTGCTGAAGTTCCGCCTGGGCCTGGGCAAAGACGGAGAACGCATAGTGGTCAGCGGCATCCAGAAATGGTATGAGCCGGAAACCCTGGTAGGAACCCAGGTGGCGGTAATCACCAACCTGAAGCCTGCCAAGCTGGCCGGTATCGAAAGCCAGGGCATGATCCTGTCCGCACTGGACGATAACGGCAACCTGAGGCTGGTTTCTGTCGGCGAAGGCGTTGAGGACGGCGCCCTGATCGGATGA
- the rpmA gene encoding 50S ribosomal protein L27 produces MMKLNLQLFAHKKGMGSTRNGRDSESKRLGPKRADGQMALAGNILVRQRGTHIHPGHNVGIGKDDTLFAKTTGIVRFERLGKDRKQVSVYPVETAAEAQ; encoded by the coding sequence ATGATGAAGCTTAATCTTCAACTGTTCGCTCATAAAAAAGGTATGGGCTCCACCCGTAACGGCCGCGACAGCGAGTCCAAGCGTCTTGGACCGAAGCGTGCCGACGGACAGATGGCGCTGGCCGGCAACATTCTCGTGCGTCAGCGCGGCACCCACATCCATCCCGGCCACAATGTAGGCATCGGCAAGGATGATACCCTGTTCGCCAAGACCACCGGTATCGTTCGGTTCGAGCGTCTGGGCAAGGATCGCAAGCAGGTCTCCGTATATCCCGTTGAGACCGCGGCCGAAGCTCAGTAA
- a CDS encoding ribosomal-processing cysteine protease Prp encodes MITAVLYREGGNLTGCRLEGHSGWAESGRDIVCAAASILGCTCVNALESVCGVIPEITEYNEDKGVLAFELPETTEKENAEAQIVMKTLRQGLKDLAEAYPQNVTFSIKERRKQQ; translated from the coding sequence ATGATCACCGCAGTCCTGTACCGGGAAGGGGGAAACCTGACCGGCTGCCGGCTTGAGGGTCACAGCGGCTGGGCGGAATCAGGCCGTGACATTGTATGTGCGGCTGCTTCCATTCTCGGTTGTACCTGTGTGAACGCGCTGGAAAGCGTGTGCGGCGTTATACCGGAGATTACTGAGTATAACGAAGACAAGGGTGTGCTGGCGTTTGAACTTCCGGAAACAACGGAAAAAGAAAACGCAGAGGCACAGATCGTGATGAAGACACTCAGGCAGGGACTGAAAGATCTCGCGGAAGCCTATCCGCAGAACGTGACATTTTCCATTAAAGAACGGAGGAAACAACAATGA
- the rplU gene encoding 50S ribosomal protein L21, with amino-acid sequence MYAIIAAGGRQYRVSQGDVIYIDKVNQEANSKISFDVLMIGGEGDVKVGNPTIEGAKVEGKVIAQVKGEKITVYKYKSKKDTKRKIGHRQPYTKVEITAINA; translated from the coding sequence ATGTACGCTATTATTGCAGCGGGCGGCAGACAATACCGTGTATCCCAGGGCGATGTGATCTACATCGACAAAGTCAACCAGGAAGCTAATTCCAAGATTTCCTTCGATGTGCTGATGATCGGCGGCGAAGGCGACGTGAAAGTCGGCAATCCCACCATTGAAGGCGCTAAGGTCGAGGGCAAGGTCATTGCTCAGGTAAAGGGTGAAAAGATCACCGTTTACAAGTACAAGAGCAAGAAAGACACCAAGAGAAAGATCGGCCATCGTCAGCCCTACACCAAGGTGGAGATCACCGCGATCAACGCGTAA